The genomic segment TGCCCTTTTCAGTAATCTAATAATTACGTCCCATTTCCATTAAATCTTGGACTGGCCACCTTGATCATGTGCAATTGTGCTTTGTGGCACCCACTTGGCTGCAGCATTTCTACTATGATGTGCACTCCATCATCCTTTGAACCATACTACTTTTCATGAACCAAGGGCATACGAACCATACTACTGTTTGGACACTTATAGCCATTTACCTCAAGAGAACAATAGTGTACTAGCGTAGCACCCAGTTCACTGCTTATAGGCGTCGCGGGAAGGAAACAGGCCACAACAGCTTAGGTTTGTTTGAAGAATTTAATCACCAAGTAAATGTTTCTGATGGATACCCTGTTTGGTTGAATTTATATGTAGCTTTATCTCTTTAGTGTATTCAATATCTAGGGATTTATTTATCTTGTTAGAAACTTAGAAATGAAATTGATCTCTTTCTAGTTTATGGACATTTTTTTCGTGCAAGAGTTTATCTGAGTATTTACCACCAATTCTTCTCTGCATGCACAGGGACACGGTTTTCGCACAGAACTTATATCCATGCTTTTGGATTTGAAACCACGATTCTTGAGATTTCCTGGTATGTGCTATGTTTTCTGATTGAAAATCAGGTTCTTGATGTTTGGACATATATGATACATTGATATATGTTCATACATGTTTGGGATAATTGACTAGATTGTGTGCAAATTTTGTAGGAGGTTGCTTTGTAGAAGGTGATTGGCTAAGAAATGCATTCAGGTGGAGAGAATCTATTGGTCCATGGGAAGAGAGGCCTGGACACTTTGGGGATGTTTGGCATTACTGGACTGATGATGGCCTTGGATATTATGAATTTCTTCAGGTACCAGTTTACACTGCTTTGACCTTTCCTATCATCGCCCTAATTATAACTTTGAAATCTACATCAAAGCTTGCAGAGGATCTGGGTGCTGCCCCAATCTGGGTATTCAACAATGGTAACTATTTTCAGATTTGTTAGATCTTTGATCACTGTTGACCTTCTTAGCTGATGGAAAGTCCCCTCTGAAAACTCAGGAGTCAGCCACAATGATGAAGTTGATACTGCTGCTATTGCTCCTTTTGTAAAGGTATGTTTTAAGCTCCCAAGTTATTTCTCGAGCAGACTAGCATTTCTTGATGTAATTATATAAGAGCctttaattttttaatgcatTGCACTTCCTCAGCAAtggatgctataatagtgttccatttttttttgaGCAAGGAAGTGTATTTGGAGATTAAAAACTTTATTGCTCAGACCATAATGAGACAATCGCCTATGATCAGTCTGCTTGAATAATGCTAAAGTTCTTTTCTTCTTAATCAGCACTGCAAAGATATGATGGTGGGCTTGATTCTTTACTCTCTTATTCATGTAGTTCACACACAGAGATACTTGACTTGAGTTTTACATTCGCATTTACCAAGATTGTCCATGAACCAATTTCGTCCGTTTATATGAATAGTAGCAAACTCAATAAAAtaccatatatatattatatggaCTTAAGTAGTTTTTATACTCATAATCCTAGCTTCATTATTTTGGAACTATTTGTCTTTCTACAGGATGTGTTGGACAGTCTAGAATTTGCAAGAGGGAGTGCAGAATCAGCATGGGGCTCCGTTAGGGCTGCAATGGGGCACCCTGAACCATTCCCAGTCAAATATGTTGCAATTGGAAATGAAGATTGCGGGAAAAAATTTTACCGCGGTAAATTGATCGACTACATTTTTCTTGCATCCTTTTTAGAGAATAATTCGAAAAGGTCTTGTGCACAAGGGCAGTTCCTACCCAATGTGCCTTTACTAGCGAAGAAACTAAAACTGAACATAACTCCCAGTGGTACTCCACAAGGGGAATACATAACTTAAAACTGCAGAGTACGACAGATGAAACCTACTTTTAGTTACATTTACATGATATTCTCTAATACTGTTGAACAGGTAATTACCTCAAGTTCTACAATGCTATAAGACAGACCTATCCAGACATTCAAATGATTTCAAACTGTGATGGTTCATCTAAACCACTTGATCATCCTGCTGATTTATACGACTTCCATGTAAAGTTCTTGCTGCCAACTTGCCAAGTCTGTTTGTCTCATATCCTCTGTCTAGATTCTGTGGTTCTGTTTCCTTATTCGCCGTCAAAGTCAACTTGCCTTCTCTTAAATTCCGACAATGCTTCTTTTTCCTAGGTCTATACCGATTCTAAGACTTTGTTTTCCATGAGGAACACATTTGACATAACATCTCGTAGTGGATCCAAGGTAAGTCTCAATTTTCACAAGGAAGATTCTTGAGAAACAGCCTCTTTCATGACCTAGCATTTACATTGATTCAGGACTTCATGACATTTCTCTTGGGATGTTCTTAGGATAGTATGAAAAGGGTCCTCTGTTTCTTATATAATAATTGTGCAAAACCTTGGGTATATCCGCTCAATAACAACCTAAAGGGTTATAACTTACAACTCTTAGGGTCAAATCCTAACCCCCCCAAAAAAGGAAGAATAAGGTTACAATTCTTAGGGGCATTGTAATTCTAAAGGACAATGAGTATTATATATGTGGAGCCTAAGTAGTGACTACTATGTTGTGTGATGTTATTTCCCTGTTCTGGAGACTCTCAAGAACTTCATTGATTTTCTTGCTTATTTAGATCATCATACATGCCTATTGGCATCACCATATCCTGTTTAGACAGTATATACCGTTCTGAATATGGTTGAAATGCAGGCTTTTGTTAGTGAGTATGCTGTTTGGAGAAGTGATGCAGGCAGAGGAAGTCTTCTTGCTTCTTTGGCAGAAGCTGCTTTCCTTACTGGACTGGAGAAGAATAGGTGATCTCTCCTTTAATAAAATTGTTGGCTATTGGTTGCTTGGTGCCTGAGCTTTcctagataaattttggatgtTATATTTGCTCATTGAGTCACCATGATCTAATGGAGTTAGTCTTTAGTGTGAGTTACAATGCTAGATGACCTTTTGTTTGTTCTTTGCAGTGACATTGTTCAGATGGCAAGTTATGCACCGCTGTTCGTAAATGACAATGATCAAACGTTAGTATTTAAGGCTTTatgctttctttcttccttgtgttccTGTTGATTTAACATTGCAgtaatgataatttgaatatcagGTGGAACCCAGACGCTATTGTGTTCAACTCCTGGCAACATTATGGTACTCCTAGTTACTGGATGCAGACACTTTTCCGCGAGTCTAGTGGTGCTATGATTCATCCAATTACGATCAGTTCCAGTTACTCTGGTTCACTAGCAGCATCTGCAATTACTTGGCAGGATTCAGAGAATAGCTTCCTAAGAGTAAAGGCAAGTAAAATTTCTCGCATCCATCCTAGCCTGCACCTGAAGGATTATAAACTTGTACTAAATCTAGAAAAGCTCTTGTGCAGGTGGTAAACTTTGGGTCGGATGCTGTTAGCCTCACAATCTCCACAAGTGGACTTCAGGCCAGTGTTAACGCGCCGGGATCAACCGCCACTGTGCTCACATCTAGCAATGTCATGGACGAAAACTCTTTCAGTAACCCAAACAAGGTCGTTAAcccctttttttcttcctcgTGTCTAAATGGCCATATCACTTAATTTCGTCACAATAGTTAGATCTTGTAGGTTTTGCTGTCCTTGTCTCTCGGGTGATCTGAATCCAAAGCTTGCTTGTGAACCATTGTGCAGGTTGTGCCGGTGAAGAGCCAGCTGGGCAACGCTGCAGAGCAGATGCAGGTCACGCTGGCTCCTCACTCCTTCACTTCGTTTGATCTCGCGCTGGCCCAGTCCAAACTTGTCGCGGAGATGTGAAGTGGCGACACCAACACGAGGCTGGAGGAATAATCTACGAGGAGTGATACCCAAATACAAGTAATCAGAGAGTTGTCAGGATCTTGATGACGCGTTGTATATATAGCGCAATACGAACAGTATACTAAATAAAAAATGGCATCAGGCTTGTTTGTTTGAGGCTGATTAACATGCATGCCTTCTCCGTGTTTGCTTTACATGACAGATCACGCCATAGGTGTTTCGGTTTACTCATTTTATTTATTCGAAAAGGCATGCAGTTCCAGGACTACTCAGTTGTACTACAACACATCCTGAAACTCAGTCGTCCTGCATGGTCACCGGCGACGCTAAGTTGCTCACCACATGCACGTCTTTCTCACCGAAAAATCCGATCCATTAGAATCGTCCTTTTCTCACCGCTCTGTGGTTTGTTTTTGGGTTTACTACTCACATTAAGTTCATTCCCAATACATACATAACGTAGCATTGCGAGAGAACAAGCAAACAAATGCTAAATGTGAACTCGACCAGCAAGAGGACAAGCAAGCAAACAAGTGCCATTGTTTCAACCTCTTTCTTAATTTACACTAAAATGCTTCTTCGATCTCAGGACTAACACTTGATTATTGGGTTTGCGCCTCTGAGATGTCAGTTCCCTagctcttcctttttttttctccaaagaggatagctcttttttttcaaagagaATTGGATTTCAGGAGAATAGCTCTCCCTTTTTTTTGCATGGGGGTGAACTTGTTGATCAGGCAGGCCGCCTACTCTTTCGGAAGAGAGACATGTTGTTAAATCAATATATCAATTCACGAAAGCAAGGGGTGGGTTTAGAAATGGGCGAATGATGGCCATATATATGGTTAACTAAAGGTGTTCAATTGTACCAGATCAAATGGGCCGGTACAAGGTATGGTATTTTTGTCCGGTCTAAGCATGACACGGCCTGTGCCAGCACCACACATTGGGCTGGTACGGCATGACTCGtttaaactttttttattttttaaaaatatataataatttgtttagagataATATCATATATAAATTATGGTGTAGTGGTAATGTACTTTACTTCCTAGCACAAGGTTGCGGGTTCGATTTCGGATGGCacctattttttcaatttttgacaTGATAACAGACTAACATGTCAAAAAAATTCATCAAATCTACCATGCTGTGGATCGACACGGTACAGTATAACCATAAGTGAGCCATGCCTGAACCTATAAGGTTCTTCACTGGATTGATACAGTATGTCCAGCTTGGCTAATGGACCGTGCCTAGCTGGGTTTGGGTTGTTGTAACACCTCACTTTACAACTAAGcctatttatatgaaaataggacattttggcagcatttcctctatagagaggtataactgaaCAAAAGTAAGATCTCAGACAgacagaaacagatataaccagcatatctATAGAAATCATCATGACGCAACCAGcgtcttaccacaacatgaaccaAGCAACGACAAACCATCAAAAACACAACTTCTAAGCACCGGGTGAGCTATCGACATTGTGAGGAGGTAGTGTGTGCAACTACCCAGATCCaaccccaaaatgcacgtcagcagctaaacatacctgtaaagatttaacagggggatgagacgagctcagcaagtaacagctatgaatatatACACGTCTCATTTAAAACGAAAGCATTTGGGAATAAAACATTCTTCTTCCAGCAACCAGAACAAAccacatggttttaaagagacCATCATTTCAGAATTTTTGTTGAGACAGTAAAGACAAACTTCAACCCATCCTCCCACAAGAATATGGCATTCAACCCCCCCAGAAAGCTGAATTctccagatatcataaaaaaaatgtaggaatgccatgatgcaactccatttgagagctggacgatgccaacatctcatgcaactccatgtaccggtacgaatcacgcgcgatggcagtgatcggcctttatcaccatatgaagtgcataaatgcatatgtatgcatgtgaattgacgtcaattctttatttctttttgaatagctcatgataaaaaccacaactgattcatgaaaACAAACTGGTTCATGAAGACAAATGTtcaatccaaatcaataagtAAAGCATTGATTTAAATAATCGAATGCAACGACATCCATGATTTAAATGGATTACAAAAgaaaaccatatacttcaattttatttgcaaaagaagtaagacgtGAATATAAAAATAGCATGAaatcacacccccacgttacttgccttttacccaaaagcgacgaagaaaAAATTCCGATCAAGAACCCCCGGAAgtggtaccacctgtacaggtatgcTATTAGCACTAAagcacatttaaaacacatagaATATGAGGCGTCATTCCTACATCGGAAAACGTCGCATATACGCCTATATTCCAGACAACTGAACAgagaactgtatcacatgaaataatacactatttccaattcagagtcgaactaaaaTTCTCATTACTTAGACTTCGCTTCGATGAACGaattacttcgactcggatgtcgtatcttcgaatcaacaGCGATTATCAAAACGAatcaaactattgatcacatgaaatgatacg from the Phragmites australis chromosome 19, lpPhrAust1.1, whole genome shotgun sequence genome contains:
- the LOC133900392 gene encoding alpha-L-arabinofuranosidase 1-like, whose translation is MDSKEVTSRTIFCFLLISFVGCNCLASELEATQTATLKVDASPQLAQKIPETLFGIFFEEINHAGAGGIWAELVSNRGFEAGGLHTPSNIDPWSIIGDDSSIFVSTDRTSSFSRNIVALRMEVLCNDCPAGGVGIYNPGFWGMNIEDGKTYNLVMYVKSPETADLTVSLTSSDGLQNLASATITVSGASNWTKLEQTLVAEGTNRTSRLQITTNKKGVVWFDQVSLMPADTYKGHGFRTELISMLLDLKPRFLRFPGGCFVEGDWLRNAFRWRESIGPWEERPGHFGDVWHYWTDDGLGYYEFLQLAEDLGAAPIWVFNNGVSHNDEVDTAAIAPFVKDVLDSLEFARGSAESAWGSVRAAMGHPEPFPVKYVAIGNEDCGKKFYRGNYLKFYNAIRQTYPDIQMISNCDGSSKPLDHPADLYDFHVYTDSKTLFSMRNTFDITSRSGSKAFVSEYAVWRSDAGRGSLLASLAEAAFLTGLEKNSDIVQMASYAPLFVNDNDQTWNPDAIVFNSWQHYGTPSYWMQTLFRESSGAMIHPITISSSYSGSLAASAITWQDSENSFLRVKVVNFGSDAVSLTISTSGLQASVNAPGSTATVLTSSNVMDENSFSNPNKVVPVKSQLGNAAEQMQVTLAPHSFTSFDLALAQSKLVAEM